The genomic interval aaaatatctaataataataaatataatatacccaataataaataacaaaattcaacaaaaaaaaatgaagcaagtaggaggtcgcatccccaggatgcgaccatctagTGAGGttcgaattttttttcttcagggtcgcatccccaggttgGTTGCGATCTGCAGCTGGGactaaaaagtagggcattttagtattattttttagaagtgGGGCAATCTGgtattaaaattagaaaaaaaagatatttgtataaaaaatccTTGTATATCAGGTGTTCTAACTctatttatttgacttttgttctTTCTCTTTTACACCAacatcaaatcaaataaccATATAGATAAGTGTAAATGTTTATAGGAACTAATATATtcaagatattttataatataattgtaaACGTTTTTGAGGAAGAGATAGCGTTTCagtctaaaaaaaaatttatattaatatttataaaagaatttaCATTTATTTCATTCTGATAGCAGTAGCAAAGATCAAAttcatattatataaatttaatatttatttttttatcattaaattaaacaattcaatttaaaatgaatttttctaGAAGTAATAGAAATATAATTGCTCAAAAAATATCTCGTAGACcaaaattcctttttttttttatgaaataattacACTTTATGTATAATTCCAATTTTCATGGTACGAGAtcatacaatttaattaatttaattatcttaTTAATTGATAAGAATTATTAGTTTATATAATTACTTTAAGGGAAAGAAAGTATTGCAAAGTGAGAAGTTGAGGAAGGGGAGTTATTGTTATTAGGGTGTCTCAACTCACACAAATCCCCTTTCACTTTTCCAGCCTCCACTGCCCACGCACGCCGgtcaatctctctctctctctctctctatctctatctctttcATGTTCAATTAAACCATGTTTAgatcttcttctttttattcaCGCCTTGGTGTTTCTCTTCAACTATCAATTAGTCTTCAAATTAGCTTCTCTCTCACTGATTACAATCGTCTATAActcttataatttattattcactTTTTGCATGTGTTGTTTTGTTCTCACGCTTTCACTTTTTAACTCAGTTTATGTATATTCTAACGTTATTAATAATGTAAAAGACAGTGCTTTGTTCCTTTAAGTGTGTTTGTGCAGCTGAAACCAAAATTTAAGGATATTCTTTTAACAAGTTTTGATCTTTTTGCATAGAATCTTGTgttttaagttttttgtttgtttgtttgtttatttttatttttatttttattattattattattattattattattattattattattgttattattgttattattattattattattattattattattattattttgtgcttgaatttgttaataaatatatgttgttGTTAACCATGATAGTGGTGATAGTAATGTGATTACAATGATTAGGTTCTTAATGTTTACATTAGAAGTAGACAGAAAGATCATGTTGGTTGACCCtactgttatattttttagtctTAATCCTCTGGTTTCCTGGGAAAAAACCCTGATAATTTGGAGTTTGACCGGGAGTTAAGTAAACCTTGGCCAAGAATTGTTCATACCAGAGTTTGAACTCAGGTACTCCAAATCGATTCAACTAGGGTTAGAAGCCTACCCCTACTGTTATTTCCTTGActtaacaataatgatgaattAGGGAGGATTATAATTAGGGTTTAAATTATGTAAGTTAAAATTTTGTGTGTTCCTATAAGTATTGTATGCATTCTTTTCATCTGTTTTGCCAGCTTTATCAATTTGCAACACCATATTATAGAGGCTTGTCACTTGTGATTTATGATATAGATTCTTTGCGGTGCTGGTTACTGTTATActtttaataatactttttcTGTTTTATTTAGCAGGTTGGTTATTGCGAGGAAAAGGTTGAGTCTGTTATGTTCTGAATTTCGTCACCATATACAACAAAAGCTTCAACTAAAATGGAAACTGAAGAGCAAAATGTTGCAAAAGCTGAAGAACTTAAAGTCCTTGCCAATGAAGCATTCAAAGGTAATTAATacttagttttttaataatatgatgATTCATTTACTTGCTTTAACAGTTTATGATAATTACTTTTGtggtaaattaaattttagctGAATCATTGAATGTGACTCAATTTGACGAGTAACACTTTCATCCTTCATTGTTGGTATCACATAATTAGAGCAAATATCATGTGATTTATTCTGAAAATTATGTCATATGTTTCCTCCTATATGTTATTGACTATATGGTGATGCTATATATAAGAATGAGAGATTGTGAATGTTGTTTGCAATGACCTACTGCTTCAATACTTTAATTTGCCAACATTTGTTGATCTTGCGAATTCCTTTTTTTGTTCCAGATCGGAAATTTTCCCATGCTATTGATCTATACACACAAGCAATTGAGCTAAATGGTCGAAATGCAGTTTACTTTGCTAATCGTGCCTTTGCCCATCTTCGGCTTGAGGAATACGGTAGTGCAATACAAGATGCTACACAGGCTATAGAAGTTGATCCTAAATATTCAAAGGTTCTCCAATTCCTAAAACTTTAGAGTTTAGACACCTTCCTGTATTTAGTTATCTTTAATGATAATATTTGTTCCAACCAACTATGCTTTGTTGTTATAGGGTTATTACAGGCGAGGTGCTGCTCATCTCGGGCTGGGGAAATTCAAGGAAGCACTGAAAGATTTTCAGCAGGTAACTATATGTAATTGTTAAAATTCAgtgtatgtttttattattctttgttAGTAGTCCTACTCAACACAACTTCCTAgacattgaatgtaattattgaaTCATCGTTataaatagaagatgtgatctcacaagaaacacataaatttattaatatttttcagtAATTATAAATATCTGTTGTCTTTATAAGGTTGGAACAAGGAGCATGGTTTGAAAATAACACGTTTGCAATTTGCATTAGTAATCAGTTGCAATTCATTATTGGAGAACGTTGATAGACCAATGTTCATATAGTCCTTCCATTAGTCATATAAATAATAGTTGTACCAAAGAAAATATCAGAATTTAAGAATAGAATTTTACTTCAATGGTTGTGTGATTTTTTCAATTGCAACCTACGATTATGGTAGTGCAAAGTCTAGAGATGGGAATGTGGTTCAAAGTTATAGGTCCTGACTCATTGGCTGATTGCAGAAGTTGCAAACCAAAAACAATTGGACCGCTGAAAGTTTCTTTTGATCAGTGCAAGAGAACGATCCAACCTATCACTTTGAGGACAGGGTCGCAAACCATGAACAATGGTTGTTGTGGAATTTTTTCCGATCATTGCTAGATAGCGATCCAACCTATCATCTTGAGGACCAGCGACAATGTGAAACTTCAAGGAGGGGAGATGGGGTGTATTTTTACGAACATCCGGCATATTAGTTGTTTGCCGTTCAATTTAGTTGGAAATAATTAGGTTGAGTTAGTTAGAGGGAATTCTTCATCAAGGCAGGGAGGTTGCAGAGCCCAAAGATAGGGAATTCTTCGCTAAATCTTCTAAAAAATACCAATTCATATATAGAGCCCTTAGGGTAAATAGAAGCTGGCATGTTAACCCACTTTTTAActctaaaataaaagttaaaaaaaaaggcATAATTGCACCAGAGCTCctttatcttaatttttgtaTCAATGCAGTCTATTATCGTTTTCCTTTCAAGTTAGTCTTTTATGTATAAAAATGTCAACGACGTTGGACCAAACCTCATTTTCCATCCATGTCTTTTTTTAGAAGTCTTACTTGACCATTCAGGTAAGATCATTCAAGGTCATATGTGCAAATCTGTAACAAAAGTGGATTGAAACTGAAAGTCCAATGGTGTAAATAATATAAAGGACTAACTTGACAcgaaaaagagataaaataaaagactacattgatataaaaaattaagataaaggACTCTCAGTGGAATATTGCCTAAAAATTCACTTACTAGTTGCTAATTCTTGTTTAAATTGTCGGAATCTGATAATTTTTCTTGTTGCGCAACCTCATTGAAATGTTCTCACATGAAGGTCATCTGCTCGCTGAAGCAGACAGTTCTTTGACCTTTAATGTTGTCACGCATTCTTGAATTTCTGTTTTATTGGTACCTTATTTGGAATATCTTTTAAACCAAACTCTACTTTAGGTTTTTACCATCCTTCAAAGTAACTCTCACTACCTCgctttttttgttttgtaatatCTACTTGTGTCAATTCGTAAACATGATTGATATGATATATCAAATACTTAAAATGACCAGGTCAAGAAGATGTGTCCAAATGATCCCGATGCAACAAAGAAACTGAAGGAATGTGAAAAAGCAGTTATGAAACTGAAATTTGAAGAAGCAATTTCTGTACCAGGATCTGAAAAGCATCCAATAGCTGACTCCATAGATTTCCGTTCAATAGGTACTATTGTGAATATGTTTCTTACgcttatatctttattttatcatatcttTTTCTAAGCCTCCCTTCCCTTGTGGACAACCTTTTGTTGTCACGTTTTTTGTGCAGTGTTTTATTTTCTCATGATGCACCCATGTCTTACCTTTTTGCTTGTTTTTTATCCCGGtgtattttagtttattttttatctatgtGTATATAAAGAGTACTAATGCAGCTTCGATATTGTAAACTTCAAATAACATGCCCTTAGAGGAGGAGTAACTGCTCCTGTTATGAATATCTTTTGACCTTGAGTTAGCATTCTTTCATATATAGATGCATGTTTTCAAGGATCCTGATATCTTTGATGTGAAAAATGAAGCAATTATGTTTATTGTCATTTCAATAATAAAGTTATGGATGTGACTTCCGGTTTTTCATCAGATCATTTGACTGGTCTCCTCATTTAATTGTATTGCTGATGTGATATCCTTCTTTGCACCTTGTTCATTTTCCTGGGGTTGATTAGATGGAGTAAGATGTCAGTTAATATCTAGTTTCCATTAATAGTTTTCATTCGTTTGCATCCgtttcaaaatttgataagGTTACGAGTATTGTTTCTTTGAGTAAGTAGTAGTGATGATAGTGGTCTAAGTAGCAATGAGAACAGTTTAATGAACCATTGCTATGAATTTGGGGATTTGATTTGTAACTTCCCAAGTTCTTGGGTGCATATATAAATCCTTGTCGGATTTGTTTTCAatcttaataaaaaagatatgaaACGTGAAGTTGATGGAGAAGGAAAGAAGGGCATAGTGGAGGAATATAATCTCAGtgtgaaaagaaatgaattttgAAACATCAAGTTATTGAAACCATTCGATGCATAAACTTTATTCGACAACCAAAGTAACCCCATTAGTTAGAAGACATCGCTCGTTgcaaatgattttatatttcaCTTTGGCAGTTTGTATTTCTTGCTTAAAAGGTTGAGGGTTGGGCAAGCACATTGATATGACGGGCATCTTTAAATTAGGTATCAGTGTATGATCTCATCTACTATGGCGTCTTCCTTGTGCTCTAGGACTCTATCTTAGGGCATGTTTGGTTCGAGAAAAGTTTCTTGCTCTCAATTTGCCACATGGTTTTCACATTGTTGGCTCTTTTTAATAATGTGTTGGTTATTAACCAAGGATCAAACTAATTCGTGCAGTAATCTACTTATATTTGTATGATTGGTTGACAATAAGTAAGTTATTGATTGCATTAACTTGATACTTGGTTGTCCAATATGTGAACTAAAATGGAAAACTTCGTATCaacaaaatgataatttttgcttcatatttttcttcaacttcATACTTCTGCCTTGTATTTCTTTCTCCCACCTCCTTCCTTTTAAGTGGTATAATAGATTTCAGAAGGcagagtaataaaataaataaaaaattagttaaaaggAAGCTTATCAGTAGTTTTGAGTCTCCTGTTTGAAGAATATGCCTTACAAGTtacaaaatctttaaaaaatggTCACATACCTTAATCAATACCTTAGAAGGTACCTTAATCACCTgtttttttcatcacaatccTTTCCCTAAGTTCTAGAGACATTTTATGCATGTTGGTTTTTGGATGTTTGCATACTTCACTATAAATTATCACTCTTGTATCATTATAGGAAAGGGCCGCAATTCTTCGGTGCCAACCGAAATTGCCATAGCAGCAGTGACAGTAGCAGTTATGGCAGTGGCGGTGATGTTGTTCAGGACATCAAAGACCACAATAGTAGCTACAATTGTGGTTGGTTTGCTGTTGGTCCTTGGGGCTTGGTGGTGGAGTGGCTGCAATACTGGTACATTTAGGAGTCATTTACAAGATCTAGGTCTAAGCCTAAAATTAATCAAGACCTAGAACCAATTAATCACAGGATGGTGTTGAACTGTTGATCTTAATTCAATTGAGAATTTTGAAACAAGTCAGGTGGAATCATTATCGATAATGCATTAAGAAATAAACTGTTTTGAAATGCAACACAATTAGtttcataaaaaacaaaatttattgattttattggTATGTGTGAATAATCTTAAAACAACACataaaaaggaaaggaaggtAGTATTAGTATACATGGATTGTCGATGCTATGTGCTTTTCAGTTTAccttgtttgaattttttcttttgtggtGTTCAATTGCTACCTGTATTGGCATCTACAAATTATGATTCCCTATTTGCAAGATTATTGCGTGTGCATTTTATTGATGTCTTTGGATTTGGTAGGGGATGAAAGTAATTTATCTGCTCTTCAACCCCCATTAATtaattggattaataatttCCAGGACCATTAATCATTCCTGTTAATTGTATATATTGTCAGCGGTCTTTAATGTTCataacctttttttttgttcGTTATTACTCTTAAGCTAATGTCGTGTTCTGTTGTTGCATTTGATTTCACTCGTGGACATGAATTGTTTTTGGTGCTTTATTTCAATAATAGATGTCGAGCCACAGTATTCAGGAGCAAGGATAGAGGGGGATGTTATTACTTTGGATTTTGTAAAGAAAATGATGGATGATTTCAAGAATCAGAAGTGCTTGCATAAACGGTACTAAAGGAagaatttttgttatatatctGTTTGTACTTTCTTGAAGCGTATTCACTTTTGTCCTGCTTCAATGTTTTAGGTATGCATTCCAGATTGTATTGCAAACAAAAGATATGTTGCAAGCTTTGCCTTCTCTTGTTGACATAACTGTTCCTCATGGAAAACGTTTTACTGTTTGTGGCGATGTGCATGGTCAGGTAAGCGGTTTATTATATCCTTTGAATTGTTAAGAATATTTTTGGGTCTCAGACTTGATTTTGAATGTAAGCACTGTTGAAGTTGCTAGTTAACTTTTTAATATGGTAAAACAAATTGTTGCTAATATCTTCAAGATATCTTTTTGTTACTTAAAGATATTTAGGGGACAGGATTGTTCTCATTGCATCTTTTATTCTTCTAAACATTGTTCATAAAATGAGTGaagtgctttttttttttgtcgatttgttttgttttatttgtgcTACATTTGTACAGGGATATAACTGCCGTGTTGAATTTACGAccatctattattattattattatttcaatctactgataaaaaatataagattattAGAAGTTTAAAAGAAGCAAGCATAGAAACATGTAGTTAGAGAGAAGGAGTAAAAATacagaaaaatgaaaaagaaatctTCTTTTAATGTTTGACAAAGAAAATGACTTTATCCCACACTACATGAGAGGTTGCTGCGAGAAATTGTCCTTAATTCTGTCATCCATGTTGCTCGgtattttgtgattaattttgtttatttttctttaattcttaacccttcaattttatttttcacgACTCCTGCAGTTCTAtgatcttttaaatatttttgagcTGAATGGACTTCCTTCAGAAGAAAATCCATATCTATTTAATGGTGACTTTGTGGATAGAGGTTCTTTTTCTTTGGAAGTCATCCTCACTTTGTTTGCATTTAAGTGCATGTCTCCATCAGGTAAACCCtatctttttctttattagCCTGTCAGGGTTCACTATTTTTTCATATACATAATGAGTTTATTGTATTTATTGTCTCTCAATCACGTGATT from Cicer arietinum cultivar CDC Frontier isolate Library 1 chromosome 5, Cicar.CDCFrontier_v2.0, whole genome shotgun sequence carries:
- the LOC101505883 gene encoding serine/threonine-protein phosphatase 5 isoform X1; the encoded protein is METEEQNVAKAEELKVLANEAFKDRKFSHAIDLYTQAIELNGRNAVYFANRAFAHLRLEEYGSAIQDATQAIEVDPKYSKGYYRRGAAHLGLGKFKEALKDFQQVKKMCPNDPDATKKLKECEKAVMKLKFEEAISVPGSEKHPIADSIDFRSIGKGRNSSVPTEIAIAAVTVAVMAVAVMLFRTSKTTIVATIVVGLLLVLGAWWWSGCNTDVEPQYSGARIEGDVITLDFVKKMMDDFKNQKCLHKRYAFQIVLQTKDMLQALPSLVDITVPHGKRFTVCGDVHGQFYDLLNIFELNGLPSEENPYLFNGDFVDRGSFSLEVILTLFAFKCMSPSAIYLARGNHESKSMNKIYGFEGEVRSKLNETFVELFAEVFCCLPLAHVINEKVFVVHGGLFSVDGVKLSEIRSINRFCEPPEEGLMCELLWSDPQPLPGRGPSKRGVGLSFGADVTKRFLKENNLDLVVRSHEVKDEGYEIEHDGKLITVFSAPNYCDQMGNKGAFIRFEAPDLKPNIITFAAVPHPDVKPMAYANNFLRMFS
- the LOC101505883 gene encoding serine/threonine-protein phosphatase 5 isoform X2 produces the protein METEEQNVAKAEELKVLANEAFKDRKFSHAIDLYTQAIELNGRNAVYFANRAFAHLRLEEYGSAIQDATQAIEVDPKYSKGYYRRGAAHLGLGKFKEALKDFQQVKKMCPNDPDATKKLKECEKAVMKLKFEEAISVPGSEKHPIADSIDFRSIDVEPQYSGARIEGDVITLDFVKKMMDDFKNQKCLHKRYAFQIVLQTKDMLQALPSLVDITVPHGKRFTVCGDVHGQFYDLLNIFELNGLPSEENPYLFNGDFVDRGSFSLEVILTLFAFKCMSPSAIYLARGNHESKSMNKIYGFEGEVRSKLNETFVELFAEVFCCLPLAHVINEKVFVVHGGLFSVDGVKLSEIRSINRFCEPPEEGLMCELLWSDPQPLPGRGPSKRGVGLSFGADVTKRFLKENNLDLVVRSHEVKDEGYEIEHDGKLITVFSAPNYCDQMGNKGAFIRFEAPDLKPNIITFAAVPHPDVKPMAYANNFLRMFS